A single region of the Coregonus clupeaformis isolate EN_2021a chromosome 16, ASM2061545v1, whole genome shotgun sequence genome encodes:
- the kdm6ba gene encoding lysine-specific demethylase 6B — MHHAVEQFGGRGTRDSFPLDGLSRGPWAPVGGHATWAPPARCPPGVNQHQLLPHQPPSHMGGLNHPSKFFNSGPMQVRGSEKLELSQTMLPGLQRTDQQRLPPPPHRAWEQLYESHPPPHPSVPLPSNHAPHLPGGYSAGPPAHLPPRSNQLLKYGGPQEQHVPRGPTSLGDDMWAQVQQQRGYPGKMLGGQLKRPAPPLGEHSVIRHTPPASLHPTSRPNEDCPSPSKRKRGSEQVPHPGMQRFSGPGGHPLPPQQQPPPHYPPPPPKPAFWNPIHKGNAPWAHPERKNGSSEFQESAKSCMGGYTYKPPAPSPISPPLISSPGGYPQRHSGPHPPGPHPPHKPSFSPQALNHPPHSSHPLYPKQPALPRMEMEPRGGPPTPQRGPTTGGRGVNNQPPSHPPPPHHHQPPARGDSREPPQPSPANHTGVPYSHNPHPHFQPHPGLGHTSSHPPASSTAVPQQHNPTTPHHEAWRPQGQGQGRPQSNHPLESGHYRAGLVPQGQQNQVGETRGPAPLQHYQHPQISPPQVPTRTPVITPTSTPQAHCSQSHNNRYTNSSSMTGPALSTVPTAPPAVCSVNTTSRRGRETMSLPHQSSAASQLERDPERGPIHPMLHPGYQGAHAGTASHPHRAPPRPQQQPPSQHHQQSVQGKSYYGRPDPDGTPASSSSSSSSSSFSGHQRAGESVITSRGSHPSPQTAVTSSPLHRPMPAPQPHTVSSAPQPAPNPPYSRLCAQPTPQAPQATTTSAQGCPRSRPQPPPPSAPQSMEEALDKLDAELQGHMQAEERRREREQEERKRREWEREQGKRREMEREQGKRREMEREQGKRREMEREQGKRREMEREQGKRRELERAEEEKKRIREWEKEQEERKRRDLEREQDKEERKRRTEWAKEEERRKEEIKGREESAIESLERLLSGNTSSAPPPPRLSTVSTSSFVPPPSQSSSSPPYPWLSRGGAPPCPPGQAPPPPTPLEMSRPPPLTPQTEYAREKQRQREMWGETPPSSLHTSNVTSGNNALPSLGPSYPNHPSNKTMMQGAPRPSKDTPHPKENASQQARGGAMDAMGPLHTSSTVTLREPPKLFQAFPRDSLPSGPNTSRTSSSTSSTGGLLHKRMPSGGLGSLGSSVSSSGDSDSAQFEEEPLELSTLLPDGLANIMAMLDESIKKEEESLYCSDRNGARENIMNAFSAMPPVKSYLCAPDLIPAPNQQPQDNFVGTNVHASPPVLSRQGSLASPCSRTSSLNEEDEEGCLALKPALELHMPAIPLNSNAQSGTNYSHSDLAKLYGLPEPVKSECDDEDEEEESETPSSSPPPPQRPHLHQTGVSSTLAALENQKYAYRGGPFGRPPPSALGGLKYSSSLSLGPDIQQQQNSTSPTSDSTNHPGFTPSSAPPLNIRPHSPSSWEAKRQVNIKMEEPDIWRDGREAMEKRIHSSREESKCYPSTQLIKMEPKEEMTLTTISESSLAELGRSCEVLLTRHSNSLPSKNTSDRTKTELKQEDKPERERERDREKEERKHGSSKKHRERKKKHREKREDMSSSSSSSSHSSSSSHSSSKRHKEGKGHREKKDHRRILGNLDLQSKEIREKDRDRSNMERKRRNEAGSTSDGEPSEWASHSRSERSSGVMSSSQDRGAGSTLQGSAADFMKLKALSDGPPKELKIRLIKVESGDRETFIASEVEEKRTPLEEINIKNTAAEVIRACKGARVKGKFRESYLLPAFSVKPIFTTEPLPREKLNPPTPSIYLESKRDALSPVLLQFCTDPNNPVTVIRGLAGSLRLNLGLFSTKSLVDANSEHAVEVRTQVQQPADENWDPSGTGQTWPCESSRSHTTIAKYAQYQASSFQESLQEEKGSDEEDEEDKEKKSKETSPETSSKEPTSKDATSTEQKPVGKIIKFGTNIDLSDPKRWKPQLQELQKLPAFMRVASSGNMLSHVGHTILGMNTVQLYMKVPGSRTPGHQENNNFCSVNVNIGPGDCEWFSVHENYWPAINDFCEKHGVDYLTGSWWPVLEDLYRSNIPVYRFIQRPGDLVWINAGTVHWVQAVGWCNNIAWNVGPLNSYQYQLALERFEWNEVKKVKSIVPMIHVSWNVARTVKVTDPDTYKMIKHCLLQSIKHIQVLRDQLVAAGKKISYQSRVKDEPAYYCNECDVEVFDLLFVTSESGNRKTYVVHCEDCARQRNPSLSNNVVVLEQYRMEELMSTYDTFNLTAAPSAR, encoded by the exons ATGCATCACGCAGTAGAGCAGTTTGGCGGGCGTGGCACACGGGACTCCTTCCCTCTGGACGGACTCAGCCGGGGACCATGGGCTCCCGTGGGCGGCCACGCCACCTGGGCGCCACCTGCCAG GTGTCCGCCAGGTGTCAATCAACACCAGCTCCTACCCCATCAACCGCCCAGTCACATGGGTGGACTGAACCATCCCAGTAAATTCTTCAATAGTGG GCCCATGCAGGTGCGTGGCAGTGAGAAGCTGGAGCTGTCCCAGACCATGTTACCTGGCCTCCAGAGAACGGACCAGCAacgcctccctcctccccctcacagGGCGTGGGAGCAGCTGTACGAGTCGCACCCCCCTCCCCATCCATCCGTACCCCTGCCCAGCAACCACGCACCCCATCTGCCTGGCGGGTATAGCGCCGGGCCTCCCGCCCACCTGCCCCCCAGGTCCAATCAGCTACTGAAG tatGGGGGTCCTCAGGAGCAGCATGTTCCCAGGGGTCCAACATCGCTGGGTGATGATATGTGGGCTCAGGTGCAGCAGCAGAGGGGTTACCCAGGGAAGATGTTGGGAGGGCAGCTGAAGAGACCGGCCCCCCCTCTCGGGGAGCACTCGGTCATCCGGCACACCCCGCCCGCCTCCCTGCACCCCACCTCTCGCCCCAATGAGGACTGCCCCAGTCCTAGCAAGAGGAAGAGGGGCTCTGAGCAG GTTCCTCACCCAGGCATGCAGAGGTTCTCTGGCCCAGGAGGACACCCCCTGCCCCCACAGCAGCAGCCCCCGCCCCactacccccctcctccacccaaACCTGCCTTCTGGAACCCCATACACAAGGGGAATGCCCCCTGGGCCCATCCCGAACGCAAGAACGGGTCCTCTGAGTTCCAG GAGTCAGCCAAGTCATGCATGGGCGGCTACACATACAAACCTCCTGCCCCCTCGCCCATCTCCCcacccctcatctcctccccgGGAGGCTACCCCCAGAGGCACAGCGGGCCCCACCCACCCGGGCCCCACCCACCCCACAAGCCCTCATTCTCACCTCAGGCCCTCAATCACCCCCCCCACAGCTCTCACCCGCTGTACCCCAAACAACCAGCCCTGCCCCGCATGGAGATGGAGCCCAGGGGAGGTCCTCCTACCCCCCAGAGGGGCCCTACCACTGGGGGCAGAGGAGTCAACAACCAACccccctctcatcctcctcctcctcaccaccaCCAACCTCCAGCAAGGGGGGACAGTAGGGAGCCCCCCCAACCTTCACCAGCAAACCACACCGGCGTGCCTTACAGCCACAACCCCCACCCCCACTTCCAGCCCCACCCCGGGCTGGGCCACACTTCCTCCCACCCCCCTGCCAGCAGCACCGCAGTACCTCAGCAGCACAACCCTACCACCCCCCACCACGAGGCCTGGAGGCCCCAGGGACAGGGTCAGGGCAGGCCACAAAGCAACCACCCCCTG GAGTCAGGTCACTACAGGGCAGGGCTGGTACCTCAGGGGCAGCAGAACCAGGTTGGGGAGACCCGAGGTCCCGCGCCTCTCCAACACTATCAGCACCCCCAAATCAGCCCCCCTCAGGTTCCTACCAGAACCCCAGTCatcacccccacctccaccccccaGGCCCATTGCTCACAGTCACACAACAACCGCTACACCAACAGTAGTAGTATGACTGGACCTGCACTCTCCACTGTGCCCACAGCGCCACCTGCTGTGTGTTCAGTTAACACCACCAGTAGGAGAGGCAGGGAGACGATGTCACTGCCCCACCAGTCCTCAGCTGCGTCTCAGCtggagagagacccagagaggggCCCCATCCACCCCATGCTGCACCCAGGGTATCAGGGAGCCCACGCGGGCACTGCCAGCCACCCACATCGGGCACCACCCAGGCCCCAGCAGCAGCCCCCTAGCCAGCACCACCAACAGTCTGTCCAGGGGAAGTCTTACTACGGACGGCCTGATCCTGATGGCACTCCggcctcctcctcttcatcctcctcctcttcgtcATTCTCAGGACACCAGAGGGCAGGGGAGAGTGTCATCACCAGCAGGGGGTCTCACCCCAGCCCCCAGACGGCGGTCACTAGCTCGCCCCTGCACCGCCCCATGCCCGCCCCCCAACCCCACACTGTCAGCTCTGCCCCTCAGCCAGCCCCCAACCCCCCCTACTCCAGACTCTGTGCCCAGCCTACACCCCAGGCCCCCCAGGCTACCACCACCTCAGCCCAGGGGTGTCCTCGTTCTCGACCCCAGCCACCTCCACCCTCAGCCCCCCAGTCCATGGAGGAGGCTCTGGATAAACTGGATGCTGAGCTGCAGGGTCATATGCAGgctgaggagagaaggagggagagagagcaggaagagaggaagaggagggagtgggagagagagcaggggaagaggagagagatggagagagagcaggggaagaggagagagatggagagagagcaggggaagaggagagagatggagagagagcaggggaagaggagagagatggagagagagcaggggaagaggagagagttggagagagcggaagaggagaagaagagaataAGGGAATGGGAAAAAGAGCAGGAGGAAAGGAAAAGGAGGGATttggagagagagcaagacaaagaggagaggaagaggaggacggagTGGgcgaaagaggaggagaggaggaaggaggagattaAGGGGAGAGAGGAGTCTGCCATCGAGAGTCTGGAGAGACTCCTGTCCGGCAACACCTCCTCTGCTCCACCTCCTCCTCGGCTGTCCACTGTCTCCACCTCctcctttgtccctccccccAGCCAGTCATCCTCCTCGCCCCCCTACCCCTGGCTGAGCCGGGGCGGGGCTCCCCCTTGTCCCCCAGGCCAGGCACCACCACCTCCGACTCCTCTGGAGATGTCACGGCCGCCCCCTCTCACCCCCCAGACAGAGTACGCCAGGGAgaagcagaggcagagagagatgtggggggaAACCCCCCCCTCGTCATTACACACTAGTAACGTTACCTCAGGGAACAACGCCCTGCCCTCGTTGGGGCCCTCTTACCCCAACCACCCCTCAAATAAGACCATGATGCAAGGTGCCCCCCGCCCATCCAAAGACACCCCCCATCCCAAGGAGAACGCTAGTCAGCAGGCCCGAGGAGGAGCGATGGACGCTATGGGTCCCCTCCACACCTCCAGCACTGTCACCCTCCGAGAGCCCCCCAAACTCTTCCAGGCGTTCCCCAGGGATAGCCTACCGTCCGGGCCCAACACCTCCAGGACCAGCAGTAGCACCTCCAGCACAGGAGGCCTCCTCCACAAGCGCATGCCCAGTGGAGGCCTAGGTAGCCTGGGTAGCAGCGTCAGCAGCAGCGGAGACTCCGACAGCGCCCAGTTTGAGGAGGAACCCTTGGAGCTCTCTACGTTACTCCCGGACGGTCTGGCCAACATCATGGCCATGCTGGATGAGTCCATCAAGAAAGAGGAGGAATCTCTGTACTGCAGCGACCGAAACGGAGCTAGAGAAAACATCATGAATGCCTTCTCTGCTATGCCACCAGTCAAGAGCTACCTGTGCGCCCCGGACCTCATCCCAGCGCCCAATCAGCAACCGCAGGACAACTTTGTTGGGACGAATGTCCACGCGAGCCCCCCTGTACTAAGCCGGCAGGGCTCCCTGGCCTCCCCCTGCAGCCGGACCTCCTCCCTCAACGAGGAAGACGAGGAGGGTTGTCTCGCCCTGAAACCTGCTTTGGAGCTCCACATGCCAGCCATCCCCCTCAACTCCAACGCCCAGTCAGGGACTAACTACAGCCACAGCGACCTGGCTAAACTCTACGGTCTCCCAGAGCCCGTGAAGAGCGAGTGTGACGacgaagatgaggaagaggagtcGGAGACCCCTTCCAGTTCACCTCCCCCGCCCCAGAGGCCCCACCTCCACCAAACGGGGGTGAGCAGCACCCTGGCCGCTCTGGAGAACCAGAAGTACGCCTACCGAGGAGGTCCATTTGGCCGCCCGCCCCCCTCTGCTCTTGGGGGACTGAAgtactcctcctccctctctctgggtcCTGACATCCAACAGCAGCAGAATAGCACTTCCCCCACCTCGGATTCCACCAATCATCCGGGCTTCACGCCGTCGTCAGCCCCGCCCCTAAATATCCGCCCACATTCCCCCTCCAGCTGGGAGGCAAAGAGACAGGTCAATATCAAGATGGAGGAGCCTGATAtctggagagatgggagagaggccaTGGAGAAGAGGATCCATTCCTCAAGGGAAGAGTCAAAATGTTATCCCTCTACACAACTCATCAAGATGGAGCCTAAGGAAGAGATGACGCTTACAACCATCTCAGAGTCTTCTCTGGCCGAGCTGGGCCGAAGCTGTGAGGTTCTCCTGACCCGACACTCCAACTCCCTCCCTAGCAAGAACACCTCGGACAGGACCAAGACTGAGCTCAAACAGGAGGAcaagcctgagagagagagggaacgagaccgagagaaggaggagaggaaacacgGCAGCAGCAAGAAGCACAGGGAGAGGAAGAAAAAGCACAGAGAGAAACGAGAGgacatgtcctcctcctcctcttcctcctcccactcctcttcctcctcccactccagTTCTAAACGGCACAAGGAGGGCAAAGGTCACAGGGAGAAGAAGGACCACCGGCGGATCCTCGGGAACCTGGACCTCCAGAGCAAGGAGATCCGGGAGAAGGACCGCGACCGCTCCAacatggagaggaagaggaggaatgagGCTGGGTCCACCAGCGACGGTGAACCCTCTGAATGGGCATCCCATAGTAGAAGTGAAAGAAGTTCAGGAGTCATGTCCTCTTCTCAGGACAGAGGGGCTGGATCAACGCTGCAGGGTTCGGCTGCTGACTTCATGAAGTTGAAGGCCCTGTCGGACGGGCCGCCCAAGGAGTTGAAAATCAGGCTGATCAAGGTGGAGAGCGGAGACAGAGAGACGTTCATCGCCTCggaggtggaggagaagaggacacCGCTGGAGGAAATCAACATCAAGAACACAGCCGCAGAGGTCATCAGGGCCTGCAA gggtgCGAGGGTGAAGGGGAAGTTTAGAGAGTCCTATCTGCTCCCTGCGTTCTCTGTCAAGCCCATATTTACTACAGAGCCCCTCCCACGGGAGAAACTCAACCCTCCCACACCTAGCATTTAT TTGGAGAGTAAGAGAGATGCCTTATCCCCTGTACTACTGCAGTTCTGTACTGACCCCAATAACCCTGTTACTGTCATCAGAGGACTGGCCGGGTCCCTACGACTCA acCTGGGTCTGTTCTCCACTAAGTCTCTAGTGGATGCTAACTCCGAGCATGCTGTAGAAGTGAGGACCCAGGTACAGCAGCCTGCTGATGAGAACTGGGACCCCAGTGGGACGGGGCAGACCTGGCCCTGCGAGAGCAGCCGCTCACACACCACCATCGCCAAGTACGCACAGTACCAGGCTTCATCCTTCCAGGAGAGTCTGCAG GAGGAGAAGGGTAGTGATGAAGAGGATGAGGAAGACAAGGAGAAGAAGAGTAAGGAGACCAGCCCTGAGACATCTAGCAAAGAACCCACAAGTAAAGACGCTACCAGTACCGAGCAGAAACCAGTGGGGAAGATAATCAAGTTTGGCACCAACATTGACCTGTCAGACCCCAAGAG gtGGAAGCCCCAGCTGCAGGAGCTCCAGAAGCTTCCAGCCTTCATGCGCGTGGCGTCCAGCGGTAACATGCTGAGCCACGTAGGACACACCATCCTGGGCATGAACACTGTCCAGCTCTACATGAAGGTCCCCGGCAGCCGCACGCCCGGCCATCAGGAGAACAACAACTTCTGCTCAGTGAACGTCAACATTGGGCCTGGAGACTGCGAGTGGTTCTCTGTGCACGAAAACTACTGGCCAGCCATCAACGACTTCTGTGAAAA gcATGGAGTGG